CAAGGGTGGTTAGATTCGGCAGTGGAAGCGCCACGGGaacgggagcgggaggaggagaggGTGGGGGAACTGTGAGTGGTGGTGGCTCAGGTGCTGGGAGTGGAACTGGGTCTGGCGTGAGTTCTAGTAGTGGTAGCCATGCaagcggtggaggtggaggtggcggcggaggcggtggccaAAATGGTGGAACTGGATATGGTAGCGGGTCCGGCTCTGGCTCCGGTTCTAGTCAATATAGTCAAGGATCTTCATATCCTTACGGTGGTGGCTATGGTGGATATACTAGTGCTGGCGGTgccggtggtggcggtggtggagggaAAGCTGGTGGTTATCAAGGATCTAGTGGATATGGGGCTGGTAGTGGCACTGGTTCTGGCTCAGCTACAGCTACTAACAATTGGTATAGACAAGGTAGTACAAATGCAGATGCTGGTGGAAACGGTGGTGGCAATGGCGGAGGAAGAAATGGTGGGAGTGGTGCAGGCAAAGGTGCTGGATCTGGGTATGGCAA
This is a stretch of genomic DNA from Triticum dicoccoides isolate Atlit2015 ecotype Zavitan unplaced genomic scaffold, WEW_v2.0 scaffold28705, whole genome shotgun sequence. It encodes these proteins:
- the LOC119345777 gene encoding putative glycine-rich cell wall structural protein 1 encodes the protein MVGTKLVALGYVVLLSIGLANAARVVRFGSGSATGTGAGGGEGGGTVSGGGSGAGSGTGSGVSSSSGSHASGGGGGGGGGGGQNGGTGYGSGSGSGSGSSQYSQGSSYPYGGGYGGYTSAGGAGGGGGGGKAGGYQGSSGYGAGSGTGSGSATATNNWYRQGSTNADAGGNGGGNGGGRNGGSGAGKGAGSGYGNANP